Proteins encoded within one genomic window of Coraliomargarita sinensis:
- a CDS encoding RidA family protein, producing the protein MTTEERLNELGIELPAAPAPAGNYVPAYQTGNLLYLSGAICLVNGEMTHTGKVGAERDLAYGQAAARVCALNLLAVAKAYLGDLDKIKQVVHLGGFVNGAPSFSDSPAVINGASDTMVEILGDRGRHTRAAVAVTGLPKDTTVEITAVIEVN; encoded by the coding sequence ATGACCACAGAAGAACGCCTTAACGAACTCGGTATCGAACTACCCGCTGCACCGGCACCCGCCGGCAACTATGTGCCCGCTTACCAAACCGGAAACCTGCTCTATCTGTCCGGCGCGATTTGCCTGGTGAACGGAGAAATGACCCACACGGGAAAAGTCGGCGCCGAACGTGATCTCGCATACGGGCAAGCCGCCGCCCGGGTCTGCGCATTGAATCTGCTCGCTGTAGCCAAAGCATATCTGGGTGATCTCGATAAAATCAAACAGGTCGTGCACCTTGGTGGTTTTGTGAACGGCGCCCCCAGCTTTTCCGACAGCCCGGCCGTCATCAACGGCGCATCGGACACCATGGTTGAAATTTTAGGTGACCGCGGGCGCCATACCCGGGCCGCCGTCGCCGTAACCGGTCTACCGAAAGACACGACCGTCGAAATTACCGCCGTCATCGAAGTCAACTAA
- a CDS encoding indole-3-glycerol phosphate synthase TrpC: protein MDKLSEIMAAKRQALAGSIRPVRNQELERLGQMQRQGGSFLKALARKDRLSVIAEIKRKSPSAGEIASATLDAVEQAREYVNAEADCLSILTDTDYFGGKLQDLWDVVEFLECHQRKTPCLRKDFMVHPVQVAEAAEAGARCILIIVRALENDEIKALRDAADIAGLDILYEIHEERELEKALRFDPKIIGVNNRDLKRFKTDLVVSEALIPQIPNGIIKVSESGIFDPEDATRARECGADAILVGEALMKAEDPEALMEAFHQA, encoded by the coding sequence ATGGACAAGCTATCTGAAATCATGGCCGCCAAGCGGCAGGCTCTCGCTGGCAGCATTCGGCCGGTTCGGAACCAGGAACTGGAACGCCTCGGGCAAATGCAGCGCCAGGGCGGCAGCTTTCTCAAGGCACTTGCCCGAAAGGACAGGCTCTCTGTCATCGCAGAGATCAAACGCAAGTCACCCTCTGCCGGCGAAATCGCCTCGGCCACCCTGGATGCCGTGGAACAGGCGCGGGAGTATGTGAATGCGGAAGCCGACTGCCTCTCGATCCTGACCGATACGGATTATTTCGGCGGCAAGTTGCAGGACCTTTGGGATGTGGTGGAGTTTTTGGAGTGCCACCAGCGCAAAACGCCCTGTCTCCGCAAGGATTTCATGGTTCACCCCGTTCAGGTGGCCGAAGCGGCCGAGGCCGGAGCCCGCTGCATCCTCATCATCGTTCGCGCATTGGAAAACGACGAAATCAAAGCCCTCCGCGATGCTGCAGACATCGCCGGTTTGGACATTCTCTACGAAATTCACGAAGAGCGCGAATTGGAAAAAGCCCTGCGGTTCGACCCGAAGATTATCGGAGTCAACAACCGGGACCTGAAACGATTCAAAACCGATCTGGTCGTGTCCGAAGCGCTCATCCCGCAAATCCCCAACGGGATCATCAAGGTCAGCGAAAGCGGTATCTTCGACCCTGAGGATGCCACCCGTGCCCGTGAATGTGGGGCCGATGCAATCCTGGTGGGGGAAGCACTCATGAAAGCGGAGGATCCGGAAGCACTCATGGAAGCCTTTCACCAAGCCTGA
- a CDS encoding Asp23/Gls24 family envelope stress response protein, producing the protein MNKESDNPNESSIPTVSEDSNTLGDIRINHSVVASIVRLAALEVAGVAAVGGGFVDGIAEIFSKKGDERGVRVEEDEAGDYQIEIRVILRFGVELAAVATQIQQRISEQVEKMTSKNVSRVNVVIDGVRTHEEEKQQEEWEDEHTD; encoded by the coding sequence ATGAACAAGGAATCCGATAATCCAAACGAGTCTTCCATCCCAACGGTTTCTGAAGATTCCAATACACTCGGCGACATTCGCATTAACCACAGCGTCGTCGCGAGTATTGTCCGGCTGGCTGCCCTGGAAGTAGCCGGCGTCGCTGCAGTCGGTGGCGGATTCGTCGATGGTATCGCTGAGATCTTCTCCAAAAAGGGAGATGAAAGAGGTGTGCGGGTCGAAGAAGACGAGGCAGGCGACTATCAAATTGAGATCCGCGTCATCCTCCGTTTCGGAGTTGAGCTGGCGGCCGTTGCTACCCAGATCCAACAGCGTATTTCCGAGCAGGTTGAAAAAATGACCAGCAAAAATGTTTCCCGCGTCAATGTAGTCATTGATGGAGTGCGCACGCACGAGGAAGAGAAGCAGCAGGAAGAGTGGGAAGACGAGCACACGGATTAA
- the amaP gene encoding alkaline shock response membrane anchor protein AmaP, with protein sequence MDWATLSETLEHLTQPTYLYSAAAVLVLAFFLILLVRRQPKNVTAYVTTNGQVMVSRSAIVELVQTSCEQIKEVSKPQVRMNAKGNKTHFEVRLKLASGAQLRSIEETLQSHLRKALTENLGIENLGRINIVATGFKSGRLEPSSSIAKKQPDPEPAEEPEEEIFDDPEEPKSGTSSSY encoded by the coding sequence ATGGATTGGGCGACACTAAGCGAAACTCTTGAGCATTTGACTCAGCCGACATATCTTTACAGCGCTGCGGCGGTGCTGGTGCTTGCCTTTTTTCTCATACTCCTCGTACGGCGCCAGCCCAAGAATGTGACGGCTTATGTCACCACGAATGGCCAGGTCATGGTCAGCCGTTCGGCAATCGTCGAACTGGTGCAAACTTCCTGCGAGCAAATCAAGGAAGTGTCCAAGCCGCAGGTCCGCATGAATGCGAAGGGGAACAAAACCCACTTCGAAGTACGCCTGAAACTGGCCAGTGGCGCCCAGCTGCGCTCCATCGAAGAAACATTGCAATCCCACCTGCGTAAGGCTTTGACGGAAAATCTCGGCATCGAAAACCTCGGCCGGATCAACATCGTGGCGACTGGTTTTAAAAGCGGGCGGCTTGAGCCCAGCAGCTCGATTGCCAAGAAGCAGCCCGACCCGGAACCGGCGGAAGAGCCGGAGGAAGAAATCTTCGACGATCCGGAAGAACCGAAAAGCGGCACTTCGTCGTCTTACTAA
- the rsmA gene encoding 16S rRNA (adenine(1518)-N(6)/adenine(1519)-N(6))-dimethyltransferase RsmA: protein MPLSPSQTKELLSKLGHQPNKKLGQNFLIDGNIVRKSVELAGLQKGDAVVEVGPGLGTLSQAILASGSKLWAVERDPALSAYLRESLLPGSPQFHLTEGDCLDFPLAGLPSAQSDDFKIVANLPYAVSTPWMEAVLSGPLPECMVLMLQKEAADRYAAQHGSKNFGAISIFLQSAYTIRGKHPVSAACFCPAPKVDSALLWLERKPNAVRFSEAARQCVRRIFTQRRKQLGALCRKEAEPEAKFWFAQLLEQGVSDNVRPEEVPLEHWQALAKALS, encoded by the coding sequence ATGCCGCTAAGCCCAAGCCAAACGAAAGAGCTTCTGAGTAAGCTGGGCCATCAGCCTAATAAGAAGCTGGGGCAGAACTTCCTGATCGACGGCAATATTGTCCGCAAGTCGGTCGAACTTGCCGGCCTGCAAAAGGGAGATGCAGTCGTCGAAGTCGGACCGGGCCTGGGAACCCTTTCGCAGGCCATACTGGCATCGGGCAGTAAACTTTGGGCCGTTGAGCGCGATCCGGCACTATCCGCATACTTACGTGAGTCGCTGCTTCCCGGGTCGCCCCAGTTTCACCTGACGGAAGGCGATTGTCTTGATTTTCCGCTGGCAGGCCTCCCGTCGGCTCAATCCGATGACTTTAAGATCGTGGCCAACCTCCCCTACGCAGTTTCCACGCCCTGGATGGAAGCCGTTCTGTCCGGTCCATTACCGGAATGCATGGTACTGATGCTACAAAAGGAAGCGGCCGACCGCTACGCTGCCCAGCACGGCAGTAAGAATTTCGGTGCCATCTCCATATTCCTGCAATCGGCTTACACGATCCGGGGCAAGCATCCGGTCTCAGCGGCCTGCTTCTGCCCCGCACCGAAGGTCGATTCCGCCCTGCTCTGGTTGGAGCGAAAACCCAATGCAGTCCGTTTCTCCGAGGCCGCCAGGCAGTGTGTGCGACGCATTTTCACCCAACGCCGCAAACAACTCGGCGCTCTGTGTCGAAAAGAGGCTGAGCCGGAGGCCAAATTCTGGTTTGCGCAACTCCTCGAGCAGGGCGTCTCAGACAATGTGCGGCCCGAAGAGGTACCACTTGAGCATTGGCAAGCACTGGCAAAAGCGCTCAGCTAG
- the queF gene encoding preQ(1) synthase, giving the protein MDIETFPNPNPERNYTIQHIQEEFTSTCPMTGHPDYATVVFSYAPDQICIELKSMKLYLHSYRNKGIFFEAATNKIFEDLYAATKPRWARLETIWRGRGGIRSNVVVEDQQEGYMGPETEPFAG; this is encoded by the coding sequence ATGGACATTGAGACCTTTCCCAACCCGAATCCGGAGCGCAATTACACGATTCAGCACATTCAGGAAGAATTCACCTCGACCTGTCCGATGACCGGCCATCCGGATTATGCCACGGTGGTTTTCAGCTACGCGCCTGATCAGATCTGCATCGAACTGAAATCCATGAAGCTCTACCTCCATAGCTACCGGAACAAGGGAATCTTTTTTGAAGCGGCGACGAACAAGATTTTCGAAGATCTTTATGCCGCAACCAAGCCGCGTTGGGCCCGGTTGGAGACGATTTGGCGGGGACGCGGCGGAATACGTTCCAACGTTGTCGTCGAAGACCAGCAGGAAGGCTACATGGGCCCTGAGACGGAACCTTTTGCCGGTTAA
- a CDS encoding dicarboxylate/amino acid:cation symporter has translation MNPIRWKLHWQILLALVLGAIFGLFILPGASEGFQSATLGFCAFVGSLFMNALKMIIVPLIVTSIIGGVMHLGGEKGLGRIGGKTLLYYTTSGALAVTVGLLVVNIMAPGNVDAETAQAMLGEAEITSADQGLIEKVEGRDASDVVEVFLRMFPSNIVDAASNNGQLLGVITFSILFGLFIGKLNPDLREAQQKFWDSAQQVMLMLTEFIIRFAPIGVFGLVTPKLLEAPFDKLLGAILAFFLTVLIALALHFIISLGLILKFFGKVRPIEHYKAMSPVLLTAFSTSSSSATLPLTMETVEEEAKVSSKTCSFTLPLGATVNMDGTALYECIVVLFISQLYASAGGVALDLGQQLLVVFLALTTSIGVAGIPAASLVAIAVILPAVGLPVEAIGVIWATDRLLDMCRTAVNVFSDTVGAVVIARSEGETPYGNVEHSTPKIEH, from the coding sequence ATGAACCCGATTCGCTGGAAACTTCATTGGCAAATCCTGCTTGCTCTCGTACTGGGGGCTATTTTCGGGCTCTTTATACTCCCCGGAGCCAGTGAGGGTTTCCAATCCGCCACTCTGGGGTTCTGCGCGTTCGTCGGCAGCCTGTTCATGAACGCGCTCAAGATGATCATCGTCCCGCTGATTGTCACCTCGATCATCGGGGGTGTCATGCACCTCGGGGGAGAGAAGGGCCTGGGGCGCATTGGCGGCAAGACTTTGCTTTATTATACCACGAGCGGCGCACTGGCCGTCACCGTCGGCTTGCTGGTGGTCAATATCATGGCCCCGGGCAACGTGGATGCAGAGACCGCACAGGCGATGCTGGGCGAAGCGGAGATCACTTCGGCCGATCAAGGTTTGATCGAGAAAGTGGAAGGCCGGGACGCCAGCGATGTGGTGGAAGTCTTCCTTCGCATGTTTCCGTCAAACATCGTCGATGCTGCCAGTAACAACGGGCAATTGCTCGGAGTCATTACTTTCTCGATTCTATTCGGCCTCTTCATCGGCAAGCTGAATCCCGACTTGCGTGAAGCCCAGCAAAAATTCTGGGATAGCGCCCAGCAGGTCATGCTCATGCTGACCGAGTTTATCATTCGCTTTGCCCCCATCGGTGTCTTCGGACTGGTCACGCCAAAATTGCTTGAAGCCCCCTTTGACAAACTGCTCGGAGCGATCCTGGCATTCTTTCTCACCGTCCTCATCGCACTGGCACTCCACTTTATTATCAGCCTCGGCCTCATCCTTAAATTCTTTGGTAAGGTGCGGCCGATAGAACACTACAAGGCGATGAGCCCCGTGCTGTTGACCGCCTTTTCCACATCCAGCTCTTCGGCGACCCTGCCCCTGACCATGGAAACCGTTGAAGAAGAGGCAAAGGTCTCAAGCAAAACCTGTTCTTTTACTCTGCCGCTGGGCGCAACGGTCAACATGGACGGCACTGCGCTCTATGAATGTATTGTCGTGTTGTTTATCTCGCAGCTCTACGCCTCCGCCGGAGGCGTGGCACTAGACCTCGGCCAGCAGCTGCTCGTCGTCTTTCTTGCCCTGACCACGAGTATCGGGGTTGCCGGCATACCGGCAGCCAGTCTGGTCGCGATTGCGGTTATTCTACCCGCTGTCGGCCTACCGGTGGAAGCCATTGGCGTTATCTGGGCGACCGACCGCCTCCTCGACATGTGCCGAACCGCAGTCAACGTTTTCTCCGATACCGTAGGTGCCGTCGTCATCGCCCGCTCCGAAGGCGAGACGCCCTACGGGAATGTCGAACATTCAACCCCCAAGATTGAACATTGA